CCGCTGGACGCCGTCGTGCCGGCGCTCAACATGGGGTTCGAGCTTAGCTGGAGGCCGGAGGCGAGAGGGGAGTGCGGCGGCTGCGAGAAATCCGGCGGCCTGTGCGGTCACCGTCGGCAGGCGGCGCGAGATGCATGGACGTTCACGTGCTTTAGGACGGGAACGACGACATCTGCATGGGGCGCACCCAAATCTTCAGGTACGCAACACTGTGTCGCCTTCAATCAGAAAGTTCTCTGCAACTTTCTGTTAGCCTATATTATTGTTTGGCAGTCCCATTTCCAGTACTAAAGCATTTTTTTTTAGAGCCAAAGcatttttattttcaaattcTGCCACTTTAGTTCAAACTAGCAGGTACGCACCCAAAAGAGTTTAAGTTTagaccatactccctccgtcttatgatataagagcattttttacactacaccagtgtcaaaaatgtttttatattatgggacagcgGGAGTAGTATATACTTACGCAGTAGTGCTGGTGGCTGAAGCCAATCGACACCAACATTAGACTAAACTCAAACAAACACGCTGCTATGAATGTACTCGTGCTAGCACCGCCCGATGTTCGCCATCGGAAAAAGGTGACTGGTAATTCGTGGTCAACCATAGAATCAATCACTACTTTCGACAAGCCCAAGCGTTCCTTTTTGAACTTCTCATTTTTCCGACATGTACTTCCACAGCCAGTTGTGGCCAGCGTTTTGGTTACCGCTCGAAATTTCGAGATCGCGAGCAGTTACCACGATTATTGTCCCCCCACGAAATACACTCATACCgagcaaaaaaaattcaaaattttgaattcaAACGCTCACCTTCTAGTTAAATATAAGGCATCTCTCTATGAGAACACTACTGGTGATGGCGTAGTGGCAAAGAAGTTCTCTCCGCAGCACCCAGTCTCGGGTTCAAATCTGGTCGCTCGCTCTTTGAATACATATCTATATCGACCTCAAAAAATTCGAGTTCAAAATTTGATAATAAATTTGGTCTGattttttttttggtatttcgggGTTACCGTGGTAATCGCAAATTTCGGTATCCTTCGAGAAAAAAGGTCCACTCAGGATCCAAAACCTTGGTTGTGACACTATTTTGCAACTGTAGCCTTGTTTTTTGAAGCTATAGGAAAAAAACAACCATTACAAAAGAAAAGCGAGTTTGAACCATTATTAATTAACTGGCTTTAGTCCAACACCAACATTCATGAAACTTTCAACAAACAATCCGCAAAGCACAACTATTTCTTATAAGCATTTTAAGGAACAAATAACCAAGCTTTCTATTGTTGCTGCAGGAGCTCTCCACCAAAAACACTAAAGCTTTCAACTATCTAAACGAGCCTTTGAATAAAATTTTACAAGCTTTGACCTAAAAAATTAAAGAAATGCAAAAACCCTAGATCGAACCCCATTGATCCCAACCTCCCTCGGTGATGGCGTTGAACCATGGTGACCGTAGCGATACATCTAGATCCTGAAGGCGGAGAAGAAAAGGGGAAGGAAACGACACCGCACGCACACTGACCAGCTACTAGCTAGCATGCTCGAGGAGAGCGCCGGCACTGGCGCACAACAAGATACTAAATTAGAAAGACGTCTTGACCATCGACGTGTGGAGAAATACGAGAAAGAGCTCATAGGTTTGTAGATTAGTTAATTTGGTAGAGAGAAAATATATAATGAGATGAAATATACCACACATCAGTTACGGAATAGTTGGTAGTGAGCACGAGTGATGGGGTGGGTTGTAAAAAAAGGAGCGAAGGTGAAGGAGCCTTTGGGATGTTTTGTGAAGACAAAGGCTAGCTCCTTGCTTTATCATCTTCGTTCGTTCACTCGTAGTCAACCTTGCCGTGCCCGCGGCGGCGGCTGGAACGCCGTGGCGCCGCCCCGTGTGGCGGCGCTCTAGATAGAAATAGAACCATGCGCTGATTTGGGTGGGTAGGCCCcacgtcgatgcatgcatgcatgcagtgtAACGCGTCTTGGTCAAGTCTACGTACGCATACAGAGGCTCAActtgctctctctctcttttttgcaTCGATACAGAGGCTAGCTTAGCATGCAAGCACTCGTTTAGTTTGCAACAAATTATTACAGCCCACAGCCACAGGACAAGGATACGGTAACGACCAGAGCACGCGGCCGTTTTACTTTACTCGCTCGCGGAAAATGGTAGAGGCGGAAAGGTTGTTTTTCCGTGCAGTAGGTAAGGATGCGTTCAAACCCAGACCCGGACCGACGACCTCCCTTCTCCGgtcaatgacatgcgggcccGCGCCGCCGTGAGGACCCACATGGCGGGTGAGCTCCCCTCCCACTCGCCGGTGGTGTCCACTTCAGTCAGTCAAACTCCCTGACGACGAACGGTCAACACATCCGGCAACCATGCATCCATGAATGTCCCGGTGCTTTCCTTCTTCTCATCCTCAGCATCCTTTCCTCTCAACGTTACCCAAATCTCCTACGCCTTCCAGAGCATCCCGTAGCCGGCGGCCTCTCCCTTTCGTTGCAACAACAAGATCGACGCGATGCATCCGTTTCGCGTCCcggcgtccgccgccgccgccgtgctctGCTCAGCCACGCTGCTGCTAACAACCGTCCTTGCCACCGACGCCATAAACACCACCGCGCCGTCGTCCTGCGACCCGGCGGCGTGCGGGGGCCTGCGCATCGCCTACCCGTTCTGGCTCGCCGGCACGCACCTGCCGGAGTGCGGCTACCGGGCCTACCAGGTCAGCTGCGACGGCAACGGCACGGCCTCCCTCAAGAACTCCCTCTGGACGTACCAGATCCGGGAGATCAATTACGGGGACGACAACGGCACCTTCCAGATCACCAACGCCCAGCTCACCGACGGCACCTGCGACATCGAGCTCCGCGTGAACGCCTCCGCCGACCTCGGCCTCGCGCCGTTCAGCATCAGCGCGGCTAACCGGCAGCTCTTCTTCCTCTACAACTGCACCGACCAGCAGGCGCCGCCAACGTGGGCGCACGTGAACTGCGCCAACGGCTCGCGCAATGACTCGTTCGCGGTACTCGCCGGCGGGTACAAGCCCGAAGACAAATGGGGGCCGCTGCCGGGAAACTGCACGGTGTCGATGATGCCAGTGCTGGGCTACCCAGGGGCGGCCGGAAAGGACTACCGGCGGCTGATGAAGGACGGCTTTCTTCTGGAATACACGGTCGACGACTGTGCGGGGTGCGTGGACAGCGGAGGGCTTTGCCGGGTTAACACCGTCTACGACTTCTTGGAGTGTCACTGCCCCGACGGCGTGTCCGACTTCATCATCTGCGGCGGTCAGTGTCAATTCATCTCGGTTTTACCTCTTTTTAATCTCCGTAGACCTGCTAATTATATCTCAAGCTTCGGAAATTATCTCGCATGCCATAATTAGTATCAGTATTACCTCAAACGTGTTTGCAAATGTCTAAGTGACTGCGAGACCCAACGGACAGGCTATATGTATGTAGCCCCAGCCATGCCATGTGGTTAAACCAACGTTTAAAGGAAcacatttgttatttctcatgcaacTGAAAATAAATTTCGGATCAGTTGATTCTCGATTTCCATTGACAATACGCTGTGGAGATCCAAGGTCTCGCATTAGATAGCAACCTGGCAAGAGGTAGGAATGGCGCGGTGAGCCATGATGTCACGGGGGAAGGCAAGGAATGACTTCGCCAAAGGTAGGAATGGTGCGGCGAGGCATGATGTCGCGGGTGAAGGCAAGGAATGACCTCGCTGGAGGTAGGAATGGCGCGGCGAGCCATGATGTCATGGGTCAAGGCAGGGAATGACTTCGCCATATGTAGGAATAGCGAGACGAGCCATGATGCCAGAGGTAGGAATGGCGTATCGAGCCAGAGCTCGAGAAGAAATCGAGTAAATTGCAAAAAACCATCACAATTGTGCAAATATCATCAAACACCCACCAAAATGCATGTTTTCTGGTGGTTTTTTTGTGAAGCATTGAAAACTTCGACCCAATTGTGATGGTTTTTTGAAATTTACTCGAAGAAATCACATCCAATGAAGAAGATGAACATTTGTGTGGGGAGAAAACGGTTCAAGAGAGAAGAAAAGGAAGATATGTCCACATGTTTTTTATCCAATGCCTCAGAGCCATTCGTTCCGAAACGACAGAAAAAGAGAACTTTTCTAGTAACTGACTTCTAGGCGGTCCCTTCAAAAATTTATATGACTCGGCCAATCCATGCAGACATCAACTGGGTGAATTTTGTCCAAAAAAATTATAAAACAATTCCAGGAGCCCAAAAATCCAGTCATTTGTGTGAGGAGCAAATTAAACATTTCTATGTTCAAACCATAACCCAGTCGAGAGGTAATTAGAAAATCAACCTATTCTTTTTGCTCTCATCGATGTATTGGGTTGACATGATAATATTCTTTCGTACTTTTTGTCCTCCTTTCCCGTGTGGTTATATTGGGCGAATCCAAAAAGGGCTTACGACTGCGGTACAACTAGGAAATCGACTTTTCTAGAAAGCAACATGTTCACCTAGGCTGGTCACAATGGGCAGGAACTTAGGAGTAACATCACACACTCCAATGCAACTTTGCTTATGTGGCACATATTTAATGAAGAGAGAGCTGCTTGtggtaactagctaagttaccgAAACATCACACACTTCAACAAACAATGAGTCTATGACCTAATAAATACATCGTTGCATGACACTACATACATGTTcctacccactatggaggtagtaatatagTCTAGGGAAGTGTGTAGGTTACTAGCTTATGTTCCTGCCCACTGTGACCAGCCTTAGCTCAAGCATTATTTCGTCTTGCGAATTGGTGGTCGTTTTCCAATTTGTTAGCGGTTTTATGCTTCTTGCCAACATCTCTTCCAGAGATAGTGTAAAAAATAAAGCCTCTTCAAATTTTTCTGTCCGCTTTGATTGATAGAaattttgatccaaaatagttTGCAAATTGATCTTATGGAAATTCCTCGATGGACTCGAATATTCGAGTGATTGACAAAAAACTACCATTTTAGGGATTTGCGTCCCACAGAACTACCATTTTAAAAAAAGTGACCGAAAACTACCAAAATTTTATAATTTTGTGactaaaaactaccactttcagaTAAAGACCAGTTTAGACGactaaaaactaccactttcagaTAAAGACCAGTTTAGACGATTTAAGCGTGTTGTCAAAGTCAACGCTGACGTGGGTCATCTGTCAACACTAGCGGCTCAGTCGTGCTCGCTGCCTCCGTGCCGAACGCCACCAACGGCCTCGCCGACGTTGAGGTCGCTCGTTGAGCTCGTATGGGCCGCGGCCGCCGTCGGGCGTCGGCCTGAACGTCACCATCACGCCCAACCGGTCGTCTCCCGGCGCCGACACCAGTCAGCTCGCCGTGCGGATCGAGTACGATGACCCCGCGCACCGCCTCTCGGTCTACACCCATGACACGGCCGTCGGCGACCCACCCGTCAACGACAcagccctcctcctcctcgacgcGCCGCTCGACCTGGCCGACCCTCCCTGCTGAGCCCGGTGGAGGGCGGCAGGTTTAGCTGCTGCGCATGGGCGCGTCGCCGGGCCCTCCCTGCTGAGCCCGGTGGACGGCGGCGAAGGTGGCGCGCCGGTGCACGCAAAGTGTTTAGGAAAATATCAcagagagaggaggaagaaagagGAGGTTCACGCTGACACATGGGCCTCGCCTGTCATAAACACGTTTAAATCGTCTAAACTGGTCTTTATTTGAAAGCGGTAGTTTTTAGTCACAAAATTATAAAATTTTGGTAGTTTTCGGTCACTTTTTTTTAAATGATAGTTCCGTGGACGCAAACcctaaagtggtagttttttgtcaatCACTCCTAATATTCTGAATCAAGAAAAAACCCTCTTTCCCAGCTCTTGGGAAACCTTTCCCCCCGCTGGATGCTTCAAAAAGATCTTTGCAATTAGTATCTGAGACACGTTCCACCTCTCCCTGATTTTCGCACGCATGCACGAAAGTCATCCGAAATATAGCAAAATACGCCGCGAGGATCGAACAAGACCATCTTCCCAAGTTCTAACATTGACCATACTCTGTAGCCTCCGTAATCAAGCGCCCAAAATGTCACACAAATCGGCCGCTCCCTTCACCCGCTACCTCCTCGTCCATGGAGGACCATCCCCCGGCCGCTTACAAGTTACTACTAGTACGATCCAGTCTCATTTACCCAATCataaaataccccaaaaatatcCTCCTGTTTCGCCATTCGATCCGAGATGTTGCTCCTGCTACTACTGCTGTCCATGCCTCTGCTGCTCGGCGCCCGCGCGCAGCCGCTGGACGCGAGCTGCGCGCCGGCGGCATGCGGCGGCCTGACCATCACGTACCCGTTCTGACTGCGCGGCCACCACGAACCGAACTGCGGCTACCCGACCTTCGGCGTCACTGCGACGACCCCACCGGCGCCACGGCGCCCACCCTCAGCGAGTCCTACCTCCGCCTCCTGGACATCACCTACGGCAACCGCTCCGTCGTGGCCTACCACCGCAACCTCGTGTTCGGCATCAGCGACCCCTGCCGCTCCACGCGGTACAACGTGTCTAGCAGCCTCGCGCTGTCGCCGCTGGCAGTCAGCGGCGCCAACTGGGAGCTCTTCTTCTGCAACaactgctcgcgcgcgccgccgcctcccgcgggGTCGCTCTGGCTGCCCAACAACTGCTCCGGCACCACCGACGCCTGATCCGTGCACATCGGACGGAGGTAcgaggcccggccggcggggCCGGCGGAGTGCAAGTACTCGGTCGTGCCGGTGCTGCCCGGGTCGGAGCTGCGGGCGTGGGGTGACTACGCGGGGATCGTCAGGCGCGGGTTCCTGCTGGAGTGGACGGTGCCCGGTGACTGCGCCGCGTGCACCGCGACCGGCGGTGGGTGCCGGTACGAGGCCGGCGCCAACGCGGCATTCGGGTGCCTCTGCCCCGGCGGCCTCATGCACCCGGCCACGTGCGGTGACTACGGTGAGTTGCTCGACACCTCCATGCAAATGCGATTCGACTGCCTGTTatagtttcttctgcagattgtTATTTTCTGGTCTTTCAGTAGCTTGCATGCTTAGCAGCCTAGCACCAAGACTTGGTGATAAATAGGATTAGCTTGAACGGACCAGTATTAGCAATTGACTGAGTAATCTGTTTTATTCCAGTACTCCATAGCAGCCGAAATGGGTATAAAAAATTCTGGGGGTGTAGGATAGTGCATAATTTTGACCAGCAAAGTCAGCGTCGCGATTTCCAACACGGAGACATTTTCTTCGTAAGGAATGTCCATCGGTTGATCATCTCTAGTTGATCCCTTAAAACCGGTTAGAGTAAAAAATATTGGTTTCAAAAGATTAAACCGAATTTAACCAACACCTTATCGGCTTTAGCCCTTCAAAAAATTTACTCATCGCATCAGCTGCCGCTTATATTTACTCCTGCGGCGCCGCTTTCCGAAAAAATTTCCTTCCCCCCGTGCCGCGCGTCCCCCTTGCTCGCACCACATCGATGTTGACGCGGCCCAAATCCATATCGCACCACCCACCGGCTCTACCGCCTTAACCCGCAGTCATTCCCACACACCCGCTGACGCTTTCAATCGGTCGGTGCCACCCCGAAATGGCGGGATCTATCCGTACAAGGTCGCCCCCACCAAGTTGAAGCACGGATCCATGGCGTCGCACAACCGACCCGTGCAGCACACGGCACCCCCTCCCCTCTCGCTCTTTTCACCACCGACGTATTGATGCCGCCGCGAAAGAAGAAGAAGTATCACAGCGTGCGACAGTGGTCGCGGGGGCGTGGGTGTCAAAAATCAAGGAAGCGGACATCGGTCGTCAGTACCAACTTGGCTCCTTCGAGTCGGCAGCGAGGGCATACGACAGGAAGGAGGCGAGCCTTTAAAGCAGCAAGGCAGAGATCAACTTTCCCAACGGCAATTGCAAGGTCCCAGGGCCCGTCGACATCGATCCCTAAATGGCCCCCTGCAGCAAGTTGCGGGAGAATCGGGAGGCCTTTGAGGGCTCGAGGCGGGACGCGTTTATGAGAAGTACATGACCGAGCTCCGGATGCACTGCTGCAAGTTGCGGGAGAATCGGGAGGCCTTTGAGGGCTCGAGGCGGGACGCGTTTATGAGAAGTACATGACCGAGCTCCGCCGGATGCATCCGGAGCTCATCGCCAAGGAGCATTGGTGGCTCTAGATGTACAAGAGATGGCTACCGGCGAGGACGATGCCGGGGCGTCCAGTGAGGGGGGTGAGGGGACCAGAACTGATCAATCTTTCGTTTAATGACTCTGACTCCTGCTTCGGCCTGCTCCAACAGTTTCCCTAAACCCCAAATTTTCTAGGATCTCTACTTAAAAACGCCTCATCTTCCCTCATATAGAGGGAGAGATGCAACTTTCCCTACAACACAATTGATGTTGGCGGGAGCCACCCGTCTGAATTCTCATGCTCGACGTTGCCCTGCCTCGCCACCGGCTGTCGCCCGTCTGAATTTTCATGCCTCAACGTTGCCCTGCCTCGCCACCGGCTGCCGCCCGACTCGCCGTCACTCATACGCCTTTGACAGCCAATAAATTTATTAGAAGAGTGCCTAAACACGCTTATAGGGGGAGGTTTTTGAGAGAACTACTGGATATGGATGCTTTTAGTCCCCTGCACAAGGAACAAAAAAAAAATGCATTAGTGACGGGTCAGTCGTTTTTGCTTTATTATCCTATACACAAACGTACTGACGGCATCATACATTATGAAGGAACATTCTATCTTGATAATATATTAAACCCCAATCAAATGGATTGTCAAAAATAGAACGAATCAAATTCCTAAACTGACTGAAACGTGGCTCTTGAAAACAGAGTCAAATCTAAAGAAGGCCAAAGGAGGCTGGGTTAGCAGCCTCCTGGGTAGTAGCCTAGCTGTGCCCTTTTATTGGACACTTAAAATTTCACGTTGATTTTTGCCAGAATAAGAACACAATTTTAAAAAGAAAGTCAAATATGCATGAAATACTAGTCAAACAAACCACACCATTCGCATTCCCCTTTCGTCATTCTCGCGGCTCCTCCCTGGCTTCTACATCTTCCCTCCCATGACTCCGTTCTTTCACACTCGCAACCAGACAGCACACATCCGGCATTGACAAGCTAGCTAGATGCGCGCTTGCATGATGCCTCCGGCCGTGCTCATCCTCCCGCTACTGTTGTCCTCCTTCCTGCTCCTTGACCATGCGGTGGTGGACGCCGAGTGCGAGCCGGCGGCGTGCGGGAACCTCACCATCAAGTACCCCTTTTGGCTGGGCGCCCCCGACCGCCCCACGCCGGAGCCCTCCTGCGGCCACCCAGCTCTCCAGCTCTGGTGCAGCGGCCAGGGCCACGGCAGCACATTCACGGCCTCCATGAGGAGCTCCGCCATCCAGGTCCTCAGCATCGACTACGCCCGCAACACCTTGGTGGCCACCGACAGCAGGCTGGCCGCCGCGGGCGCCGGCGCCGGTGCCGTGTGCCGCGCCGACTTCAACGTCTCCTCCAGCCTAGCCCTCAGCCCCTTCAGGGTCAGCCCAGGCAGCCGCGCCCTCTACTTCCTGCACGACTGCAACGGGACGGAGCCGATCGGGCGCGGCTTCGTGAACGCCACCGCCGGCTGCGGTAGACCCGCCTATGCGTGCCTCGGCGGGGTCTACGACCAGGACACGCTGCCGCCGATCCCGGCGACATGCACGTACTCCTACCTGCCGGCGCTCgcgaaggaggcggcggcgcggccggcCACGACGGCTGGAGACTACACCCGGCTTCTAAAGGCCGGGTTCCAGCTGCAGTGGGCGGGCGTCGGCTTCGGCGACTGCGCGGCCTGCGCCGCGAGCGGCGGGCGGTGCCGGTACAGCAACGCCACCGCGGCGTTCGGGTGCCTCTGCCCCGGCGACGGGACGCTGCGCGGCTCCACATGCGCCGGTAAGTACGACATGCAACGCT
The Aegilops tauschii subsp. strangulata cultivar AL8/78 chromosome 3, Aet v6.0, whole genome shotgun sequence genome window above contains:
- the LOC109738383 gene encoding LEAF RUST 10 DISEASE-RESISTANCEUS RECEPTOR-LIKE PROTEIN KINASE-like 1.2; protein product: MHPFRVPASAAAAVLCSATLLLTTVLATDAINTTAPSSCDPAACGGLRIAYPFWLAGTHLPECGYRAYQVSCDGNGTASLKNSLWTYQIREINYGDDNGTFQITNAQLTDGTCDIELRVNASADLGLAPFSISAANRQLFFLYNCTDQQAPPTWAHVNCANGSRNDSFAVLAGGYKPEDKWGPLPGNCTVSMMPVLGYPGAAGKDYRRLMKDGFLLEYTVDDCAGCVDSGGLCRVNTVYDFLECHCPDGVSDFIICGGQCQFISVLPLFNLRRPANYISSFGNYLACHN